Genomic segment of Streptomyces roseifaciens:
GGGCCGCCCGCGCGAGGACCTCTGGGACCTGCCCGTCGGCGGGTCCCGGACCCTTCCCGGGTGGTCCGGTTCGGCCCCCTCCTCGCGGACTGGCCCGCTTCCCCTGGCCCTGCCCGGCAGCGAGCCGGCAGGGGGCGCGCACGGAGGAGCGGGGACGTAGACGCGTGCCTACGGCCGCGCCTCGATGACGTGGACGCAGAGCGGCACGCCGTACTCCGGGTGCGTCGTCTTCCGGTCGTGCCGCATCCCCAGCTTGCGCATGACCGCCGCGGGGGCTTCGTGGCCGGTGCGGTGCACGCCGACGACCCGGGCGAGCCCGCGGTCGCGGAACGCGAAGTCCAGGACGGCGCGCGCGGCCTCGGTGGCCAGGCCGTCGTCCCAGAAGGGGCGGCCGAGCCGCCAGCCGACCTCCACGGCCGGGCGCAGCTCGGGCAGTTCGGCGGGCACGGACAGGCCCGCGAAGCCGGCCAGCCGGCGCGACCGGCGCACTTCGACGGCGAAGAGGCCCACGCCGTGCTCGTCCCACCCCTGTTCCCAGGCGGCGACGGCGGCCGCGGTCCGTTCCCGGTCGAGCACCGAGCCGTCGCCGGTCCAGCGCATCACTTCGGGGTCGGCGTTGACGGCGGCCATCGGCTCGACGTCGTCCGCGCGCCAGCGGCGCAGTGTCAGGCGGGGCGTGAGGAGCGTGAGTGGGGAGGCCATGGCGGCATCCTGCCCAGCGCGGTGCCGATTACCCGGCCCCTGCCAGTCGGCTGTCCGAGTCCGGGGAGGTGGCGGGGGCCCGGGGGAAGAGCGCTCAGACCCGGCGCCCGAGCTGCGCGAGCAGCACGGTCTGCGCGTCGGCGCCGGGCGGCGGCTCCACCGGCTCGGCGAACAGGCCCGTCCCCGCCAGGCTGTCGATGTACGGCTCCACTTCACGCCGCGTGAGCTCCACCAGCGGTTTGGGCAGCCGTTCGTCCGCGCCGATCGCGCGGGAGAGGTCCCACGCGTGCACGACCGCGTCCGCCGTCATCTGCGAGCAGTACCCGCGGGTGTCGGAGGGCCCGGAGGACAGCTCCACCGTCCGCTCCAGGGCCCCGGGCGCGGCGAACGCCTCGCGCGCGGCGGCCTCGGCCGCGTCCCAGACGGCCACCGGGTCGTCCCCCAGCCGGTCGCCGTCCAGCGCGTCGCCGACGTCGTCGATGGACCGGCCTTCCAGCAGCGGCGGAACCCACAGCTGCTCCACGGCCAGATGGTTGACGAGGTCGCGCACGGACCACTCGGTGCAGGGCGTCGGTTCGTCCCACTGGCCGGGGCGGACGGCGTGCACGCGCTCGGTGAACAGCGCGAGCGCCTCCCGGTGCCGGTTGAGCAGCGTCGCATCGGTCATGGGCCCATTGTCGGGGTGCGGCGCCCCGGGCGCCTACCCGGGGGTCCGGGCGGTGCGTCCGGGCGGTGTGGCTGTGCGGTGCGTCCCGGCGTTGCTGTCGGCTGGGGGGCTTTCGGGTGGCCGGTCCGGCGGCGTCGGAACCCGCCGGCGGGGTACACGTGGGCCATGCGGAAGATCGTGAGTTCCTGGGACCGGGCGGCGTTCCTCGCGGTGGCCGCCCGGCACTGGCCCGGCGGCGACCGCGTCCTGCCCCGCCTGTCGCGCAGCGCCGACCACGGGCTGCTGTGGTTCGGCGTGGCGGCGGGCGCGGCCCTGGCCGGCGGGCGGCCCGCCCGCCGCGCCGCCCTGCGCGGGGTGGCGTCGCTGGCCGTCGCCTCGGCGACCGTGAACACGGTGGGCAAGCGGTCGGTGCGGCGGCTGCGCCCGGTGCTGGACGTGGTGCCGGTCGTCCGGCAGCTGTCCCGGCAGCCCTTCACGACGTCGTTCCCCTCGGGGCACTCGGCGTCGGCGGTCGCCTTCACGACGGGCATCGCGCTGGAGAACCCGGCCTGGGGGCTGGCCCTCGCACCGCTGGCGGCCTCGGTGTGCTTCTCGCGCGTCTACACCGGTGTCCACTATCCGGGTGACGTGCTGGCGGGGGCGGCGCTGGGCGCGGGCGCCGCGTTCGCCGTGCGCGGCATCGCGCCCACCCGCGCCCAGCTCGCACCCCCGGCCCGGCCCCGCGCGGACGCCCCGGCCCTGGCGCGCGGCGAGGGGCTGGTGGTGGTCGTCAACGCCGGGTCCGGGCAGCGGGCGGCGGGGGTGCGCACCGATCCGGTGCAGGAGGTGCGCTCGGCGCTGCCGCTCGCGGAGGTCACCGGGTACGGCCAGGACGGCGCGGGCGAGGGAGGGGACCTCGGGAAGGTGCTGGAGTCGGCGGCGCTGCGGGCCCGGGAACTGGACGGCGCCCTCGGCGTGTTCGGCGGCGACGGCACCGTCAACGCGGCCGCCGTCGTGGCCCGGCGCCACCGGCTGCCGCTCGCGGTCCTGCCGGGCGGAACGTACAACCACTTCGCCTACGACCTGGGCATCGAGTCCCTCGGCGACGCCTGCCGGGCCGTGGAGGCCGGAGAGGCCGTGGCCGTCGACATGGTGCGGATGTGCGCGGGCGGCGGCGAGGAGGCGGGCTGGTTCCTCAACACCTTCAGCATCGGCGCGTACCCGGAACTGGTGCGCGTGCGCGAGCGCTGGGCGCCGCGCGTCGGGGCCTGGCCCGCGGGCGTGCTGGCGGCGGTGCACGTGCTGCGCACGGCGCGGCCGCTCCGGCTGGAGGTGGACGGCAGGCGGCGCCGGCTGTGGATGCTGTTCGCGGGCAACTGCACGTACCGCGGGCTGGGTCTCGCGCCGGTGCGGCGGCACGACCTGGCGGACGGCGTGCTGGACGTCCGCACGGTCTCGGGCGGCCCGCTGGCCCGCACGCGGCTGCTCGCCGCGGCGCTGGGCGGCGGCCTGAAGCACTCGCCGGTGCTCAGGACGGCCCGGGTGCGCAGCCTGCGGATCAGCGGCATCCGGCGGGGGACGCACCTGGCGTACGACGGTGAAATCGCCGCCGCCCCCGGCGAATTGACGCTGCGGAAGGAGAACGAGGCGCTGGTGGTGTACCGCCTGCCCGCGGAGTGGGACCTGAGGGGACGCGGCGTCTGACAGGTGAGGTCTGAAATGTGAGACGGCACTCTCGAAATCCGAGACAAGGTTCTACGGTGCTGTCATGGCTGACGACGAAACCACCGTGTACACCCATGGCCATCACGAGTCGGTCCTGCGCTCGCACGCCTGGCGCACGGCCGCCAACTCCGCCGCGTACCTGCTGCCGGAGCTGGAGCCGCACCTGGAGATCCTCGACGTCGGCTGCGGGCCGGGCACCATCACCGCCGACCTGGCCGCCCTGGTCCCGCAGGGCCGGGTCGCCGGCCTGGACGCCGCCGAGGAGGTCCTCGGCGCGGCCCGTGCGACCGCCGCCGCCCGAGGGCTGACCAACACCGACTTCACCGTCGGTGACGTCCGGGCCCTGGACTTCCCCGACGGGTCCTTCGACGTCGTCCACGCCCACCAGGTGCTCCAGCACGTCGGCGACCCCGTGGGCGCGATGGGCGAGATGCGCCGCGTCTGCCGCCCCGGCGGGCTCGTCGCCGTCCGCGACGCGGACTACTCCGCCATGACCTGGTACCCGGCCGTCCCCGGCCTGGACGACTGGCAGGACCTCTACCGGCGTGTCGCCCGCACCGCCGGCGGCGAGCCCGACGCGGGACGCCGCCTGCTGTCCTGGGCCCGGCGGGCGGGCTTCACCCGCGTGTCGGCCACGGCGAGCGCGTGGTGCTACGCCACCGAAGAGGAACGCTCCTGGTGGAGCGGTCTGTGGGCGGCCCGCACGACCGCCTCCGCGTACGCCCGGCTCGCCGTGGACGGCGGACACGCGGACCGGGCCGGCCTCGACCGGATCGCCGCCGCCTGGCGGGAGTGGGGCCGCCACGAGGACGCCTGGTTCGCCGTGCTGAACGGCGAACTCCTGTGCCGCGCCTGAACCGTCCCGCACCGTGCCGCGCGGCCAACTAGCCTTGCTCCCATGAACATTCTGGGGACCTCGCTACGGGTGTGCGTCGATGATCTGGACCACGCGATCGGTGTCTACGAACGCCTGACCGGTGCCGAGGCGCTGCGCTTCCACCGCGGCGGCGTCGCGGTGGCCGCGGTCGGCTGCTTCTTCCTCATGAGCGGACCGGAGAAGGAGCTGTCCATCCTGCGCAAGATCACCGCCACGATCGCGGTGACGGACGTGGAGGAGGCACTCGGCGACCTGGAGGCGGTAGGCGCCCAGATCATCGCCGGCCCGGTACCGACCCCGATCGGCCGCAACCTGGTGGCCCGCCACCCGGACGGCTCGGTCTTCGAATACGTCGACCGCAAACAGGGTTGAACGGGCCTCCGTTTGCCCCGGGGGCGTCCACGACAGTCGTCATGATCCGACCGTGCCGCCCCGCCCCCGGGGCGCCCCGCCCCAGGCCGGGTCAGCCCAGGTCGAGGGCGTTGCGCAGTCCCATCCGGTAGCGGATCGCGTCCTCGGCCCTGAACAGTTCGAGCTCGGGGGCCCGGTACAGCGGGGTGATCGTGCACCGCTCCGCCCGCGAACCCGTCTCGTCCAGCAGGGCGTTGACCGCGGCCCGTGCCGCGGCGTTCGCGCCCTCCATGGTCGCGAGGTCGATGTCGGTGGCCACGTAGTCCCCGCACAGGAAGAGGTTGGGGATCGCCGTGCGCGCCGCGGGGCGGTTGTACCAGGTGCCGGCGGGGTGGACGAGGAGCTGTTCGTCGTTGACCGGGCGGGGGCCGCCGATCTCCACGGCCGGGTCCAGGAACCAGGAGTGGATCTTCGCGTCGCTCAGGACGGTGCGCCCGGTGTCGTTGAGCCCGGCCTTCATCTGCGCCCACACCTCGCGCGCGACCTCCTCGCGCGTGCACTGCTTGGCGGTCTTGCCGTAGAGGATGCCGGGCTTGTCCCACTCGGAGACGTCCACCGACAGGCAGTCCGCGGCCGCGCCGTCCCCGTAGTCGCGGCGGAAGTCGCGCCCCGACCAGTACTGCGCCTGCCCCACGGAGGTGATCGACCAGGGGGAGTCGATGTGGTTGACGTGCCCGTGCAGGACGGGTGTGGGCTCCGTCAGATAGAACTGGATGCCCGTCATCCAGTCCGTCTGCAGCTTGTCGCAGCGCGCCAGCTGCGGGTCGGCCGCCCGCACCTGGGCGTTCCAGGTGGTACGGGCGTGCTCGACGGGCATCGCGGAGACGAAGTGGTCGGCGGTCACCGACTGTCCGGCGCCGGAGGCGTCCTGCACGACCGCCTCGGTGATCCGGCCGCGCGCGATCCGCAGGTCCCGTACGGCCCAGCCGATCCGGAACGTGACGCCCAGGGAGCGGAGGTGAGCGACCCACGGGTCGATCCACGCCTCGTTGGTGGGGGCGTTGAGCACCCGGTCCGGCTCGCCGTCCGCGCCCCGCCCCAGGGCGTTGAAAAGGAACGCCTCGATGCACGTCGACACCGTCTTGGTGCTGGCCACCTCGGCCTTGGTGGCCACGATGTTGCGGGTGATGCCGATGGCCAGCAGCCGCTGGTAGTTCGGGGACATCTTCGCGGCGCGTATGAACTCCCACCACGGCACCCGCTCCCAGGCGCCGGTCCGCCGCTCGTCGCAGCTGGTGAGCCAGACGAGCAGCCTGCTCGCGAAGTAGACCGTCTCGTGGACGGGGATGTTGCCGAAGGCGTCGAGGAAGCCGGTCAGCGCGCGGCGCAGGGCGTCCGGGGTCAGCAGCGGCGGCGGCTTGCCGACCGTGCGGAACGGCAGCCGGATGTCCTCGTGGCCGGTTCGGGCCAGCATCACCTCGGTCGAGGCCACGATGTTGTCGTGGCAGCCGTTGGGGTTGCCGGGGAAGGGGATGCGGCGCATGGTGTCCGGCAGGTTCTGGTAGAAGCCGGGGAAGAAGCGGAAGCCGTGCTCGCCGGGCAGCGCCTTGCGGCCGCCCCGGGCGCTGCCGGGCACGTCCATGCTGCGGGCCTTGCCGCCGGGCGCCTTCTTCTCGTACACGGTCACCTGGAAGCCGCGCTCGGCGAGTTCGTGCGCGGCCGTGAGCCCCGCGACGCCGCCGCCCAGCACGGCGACGCTCGGTCCGCTGCCGGATCTGCCGCCGCCCGTCCCGCCCGTCGCGGCCGGTCTGGCGCGCGGGGCCGCCTCCGCCCGCCCGCCGAGCGCGGCCGTGCCGGCCGTGGCCGCGACGGCCGCCGCTCCGCCGATGAAGTTCCTGCGCGTGCTGCCCGTACCGTCCATGCCCGGCCCCCTGGCGTCGGTGACGTGTACACGTCCGGCGCAGGAGCATAGGAGCGACACCCCCGGCCCGGTAGCACTTGTCCGGCGCGCGGAGCCCCGTACCGCACATTGGCGCGAAAGCACCCCTGCCCCGTGGGACGCTTGAGTCACCGGCGCCCGGCGGGGGCACATCCCGGGCAACCACCACGGCCCCACCCGGGCACCCACCTACGGCACCCACCCACGAAGGGGACAGTCATGGCCGTCGAACCGCTCTCGCAGAAGGACGTCGAGGACCGCCTCCAGGAGCTGCCCGGCTGGACCACG
This window contains:
- a CDS encoding GNAT family N-acetyltransferase, translated to MASPLTLLTPRLTLRRWRADDVEPMAAVNADPEVMRWTGDGSVLDRERTAAAVAAWEQGWDEHGVGLFAVEVRRSRRLAGFAGLSVPAELPELRPAVEVGWRLGRPFWDDGLATEAARAVLDFAFRDRGLARVVGVHRTGHEAPAAVMRKLGMRHDRKTTHPEYGVPLCVHVIEARP
- a CDS encoding TIGR03086 family metal-binding protein encodes the protein MTDATLLNRHREALALFTERVHAVRPGQWDEPTPCTEWSVRDLVNHLAVEQLWVPPLLEGRSIDDVGDALDGDRLGDDPVAVWDAAEAAAREAFAAPGALERTVELSSGPSDTRGYCSQMTADAVVHAWDLSRAIGADERLPKPLVELTRREVEPYIDSLAGTGLFAEPVEPPPGADAQTVLLAQLGRRV
- a CDS encoding bifunctional phosphatase PAP2/diacylglycerol kinase family protein, whose product is MRKIVSSWDRAAFLAVAARHWPGGDRVLPRLSRSADHGLLWFGVAAGAALAGGRPARRAALRGVASLAVASATVNTVGKRSVRRLRPVLDVVPVVRQLSRQPFTTSFPSGHSASAVAFTTGIALENPAWGLALAPLAASVCFSRVYTGVHYPGDVLAGAALGAGAAFAVRGIAPTRAQLAPPARPRADAPALARGEGLVVVVNAGSGQRAAGVRTDPVQEVRSALPLAEVTGYGQDGAGEGGDLGKVLESAALRARELDGALGVFGGDGTVNAAAVVARRHRLPLAVLPGGTYNHFAYDLGIESLGDACRAVEAGEAVAVDMVRMCAGGGEEAGWFLNTFSIGAYPELVRVRERWAPRVGAWPAGVLAAVHVLRTARPLRLEVDGRRRRLWMLFAGNCTYRGLGLAPVRRHDLADGVLDVRTVSGGPLARTRLLAAALGGGLKHSPVLRTARVRSLRISGIRRGTHLAYDGEIAAAPGELTLRKENEALVVYRLPAEWDLRGRGV
- a CDS encoding methyltransferase domain-containing protein, whose amino-acid sequence is MADDETTVYTHGHHESVLRSHAWRTAANSAAYLLPELEPHLEILDVGCGPGTITADLAALVPQGRVAGLDAAEEVLGAARATAAARGLTNTDFTVGDVRALDFPDGSFDVVHAHQVLQHVGDPVGAMGEMRRVCRPGGLVAVRDADYSAMTWYPAVPGLDDWQDLYRRVARTAGGEPDAGRRLLSWARRAGFTRVSATASAWCYATEEERSWWSGLWAARTTASAYARLAVDGGHADRAGLDRIAAAWREWGRHEDAWFAVLNGELLCRA
- a CDS encoding VOC family protein; the protein is MNILGTSLRVCVDDLDHAIGVYERLTGAEALRFHRGGVAVAAVGCFFLMSGPEKELSILRKITATIAVTDVEEALGDLEAVGAQIIAGPVPTPIGRNLVARHPDGSVFEYVDRKQG
- a CDS encoding hydroxysqualene dehydroxylase, with the translated sequence MDGTGSTRRNFIGGAAAVAATAGTAALGGRAEAAPRARPAATGGTGGGRSGSGPSVAVLGGGVAGLTAAHELAERGFQVTVYEKKAPGGKARSMDVPGSARGGRKALPGEHGFRFFPGFYQNLPDTMRRIPFPGNPNGCHDNIVASTEVMLARTGHEDIRLPFRTVGKPPPLLTPDALRRALTGFLDAFGNIPVHETVYFASRLLVWLTSCDERRTGAWERVPWWEFIRAAKMSPNYQRLLAIGITRNIVATKAEVASTKTVSTCIEAFLFNALGRGADGEPDRVLNAPTNEAWIDPWVAHLRSLGVTFRIGWAVRDLRIARGRITEAVVQDASGAGQSVTADHFVSAMPVEHARTTWNAQVRAADPQLARCDKLQTDWMTGIQFYLTEPTPVLHGHVNHIDSPWSITSVGQAQYWSGRDFRRDYGDGAAADCLSVDVSEWDKPGILYGKTAKQCTREEVAREVWAQMKAGLNDTGRTVLSDAKIHSWFLDPAVEIGGPRPVNDEQLLVHPAGTWYNRPAARTAIPNLFLCGDYVATDIDLATMEGANAAARAAVNALLDETGSRAERCTITPLYRAPELELFRAEDAIRYRMGLRNALDLG